Proteins co-encoded in one Pseudorhizobium banfieldiae genomic window:
- the recN gene encoding DNA repair protein RecN translates to MLVQLSIRDIVLIERLDLAFESGLSVLTGETGAGKSILLDSLSLALGGRGDGGLVRHGEDKGQVTAVFDVPGQHPVRQLLRDSGIDDDGDLIFRRIQNADGRTRAAINDQPVSVQLMRQIGQLLVEIHGQHDDRALTDTNTHRDLLDAFSGLADEVKQVGGLYRTWKEAERAFKAHRANVEAAAREADYIRASVEELEVLSPRDGEEEELAEQRSQMQKAERIAGDISEASEFLNGNASPVPLIASMVRRLERKSHEAPGLLEETVELLDAALNSLSNAQMEVEAALRKTEFDPRELERVEERLFALRAAGRKYSVAVADLPALAEKMVADLADLDAGEEKLGQLEKQAAAAKAAFDSAALTLSEKRRQGAQTLARAVMEELPALKLERACFMVEMTADPQAATAEGIDTIEFHVQTNPGTRPGPIMKVASGGELSRFLLALKVALADRGSAPTLVFDEIDTGVGGAVADAIGQRLKRLSATVQVLSVTHAPQVAARAATHLLISKGPAGEGSEKIATRVATMAQEHRTEEIARMLAGASVTDEARAAAARLLAGGG, encoded by the coding sequence GTGCTCGTCCAGCTTTCGATCCGCGATATCGTTCTGATCGAGCGGCTGGATCTTGCCTTCGAATCCGGCCTCTCCGTGCTGACGGGCGAAACCGGTGCAGGCAAATCGATCCTGCTCGACAGCCTGTCGCTGGCTCTCGGTGGGCGAGGCGATGGCGGGCTCGTCCGGCACGGCGAGGACAAGGGGCAGGTAACGGCCGTCTTCGACGTGCCCGGGCAGCATCCCGTCCGACAGCTTCTCCGCGACAGCGGCATCGATGACGACGGCGACCTCATCTTCCGGCGCATCCAGAACGCCGATGGGCGGACTCGCGCGGCGATCAACGACCAGCCGGTCAGTGTCCAGCTGATGCGGCAGATCGGCCAGCTTCTGGTGGAGATTCATGGCCAGCACGACGACCGGGCGCTGACCGACACCAACACCCATCGCGACTTGCTCGATGCGTTTTCCGGCCTGGCCGATGAGGTGAAGCAGGTCGGGGGGCTCTATCGCACTTGGAAGGAGGCCGAGCGCGCCTTCAAGGCGCATCGGGCCAATGTCGAGGCGGCGGCGCGGGAGGCGGATTACATTCGCGCATCCGTCGAGGAGCTCGAAGTGCTAAGTCCCCGCGATGGCGAGGAAGAGGAACTGGCGGAGCAGCGCTCGCAGATGCAGAAGGCCGAGCGAATCGCCGGCGACATTTCCGAAGCCTCCGAGTTCCTCAACGGCAATGCCTCGCCCGTGCCCTTGATCGCTTCCATGGTGCGGCGGCTGGAGCGCAAGAGCCACGAAGCGCCGGGCCTGCTGGAGGAAACCGTCGAACTCCTGGATGCTGCCCTGAACAGCCTCTCCAACGCCCAGATGGAGGTCGAGGCGGCGCTCAGAAAGACGGAGTTCGATCCCCGCGAACTGGAGCGCGTCGAGGAGCGACTGTTTGCGCTGAGGGCCGCGGGACGAAAGTATTCCGTTGCCGTCGCGGACCTGCCAGCACTTGCAGAGAAGATGGTTGCCGATCTTGCCGATCTCGATGCCGGTGAAGAGAAGCTCGGCCAGCTGGAAAAGCAGGCCGCCGCCGCGAAGGCTGCCTTCGATTCCGCGGCACTGACGCTGTCGGAGAAGCGCCGGCAGGGCGCCCAGACGCTGGCGAGAGCGGTGATGGAAGAACTCCCCGCTCTCAAATTGGAACGGGCCTGTTTCATGGTCGAGATGACGGCCGATCCGCAGGCAGCGACCGCGGAGGGCATCGACACTATCGAATTTCACGTCCAGACCAATCCGGGTACGCGTCCGGGTCCGATCATGAAGGTCGCGTCCGGCGGTGAGCTTTCCCGCTTCCTGCTGGCGCTGAAGGTCGCGCTGGCGGATCGCGGTTCGGCCCCAACGCTGGTCTTCGACGAGATCGATACCGGAGTGGGCGGTGCCGTCGCGGATGCGATCGGCCAGCGGCTGAAGCGGTTGTCGGCGACAGTGCAGGTGCTCTCGGTCACTCACGCGCCCCAGGTGGCGGCGCGTGCGGCAACACATCTGCTCATCTCCAAAGGTCCCGCGGGCGAAGGCTCGGAGAAGATCGCCACGCGGGTCGCGACCATGGCGCAGGAGCACCGGACGGAAGAGATTGCCCGCATGCTCGCTGGTGCATCGGTGACCGACGAGGCCCGCGCGGCTGCAGCGCGTCTGCTGGCAGGCGGCGGCTGA
- a CDS encoding D-alanine--D-alanine ligase codes for MSDKHVAVLMGGFSSERPVSLSSGAACAQALEAEGYRVTRVDVDRNVSGVLSDLRPDVAFNALHGPFGEDGTIQGVLEYLQIPYTHSGVLASALAMDKGQAKHVAKAAGIPVAEARVMSRFDIGNRHPIEPPYVVKPVREGSSFGVVIVKADQSHPPQVLSSDEWRYGNEVMVERYVHGRELTCGVMGDTALGVTEVVPTGNAFYDYDAKYAAGGSTHILPAQISSNVYQKIQSLALKAHQAMGCRGVSRSDFRYDDRVSEDGEVIWLEVNTQPGMTPTSLVPEMAGHAGLSFGDLVRWMVEDASCLR; via the coding sequence ATGAGTGACAAGCATGTGGCTGTTCTGATGGGAGGGTTTTCCTCCGAACGGCCCGTGAGCCTGTCTTCCGGGGCGGCTTGCGCCCAAGCCCTCGAAGCCGAAGGCTACCGTGTCACGCGCGTCGATGTTGATCGCAACGTCTCCGGTGTTCTTTCCGATCTTCGTCCGGACGTCGCTTTCAATGCCCTCCACGGTCCTTTCGGCGAGGACGGCACGATCCAAGGCGTCCTGGAGTATTTGCAGATCCCCTACACGCACTCCGGTGTCCTCGCGTCGGCGCTCGCCATGGATAAGGGGCAGGCGAAGCATGTTGCCAAGGCCGCGGGTATCCCGGTCGCCGAGGCGCGGGTGATGAGTCGCTTCGATATCGGTAATCGCCACCCAATCGAGCCGCCCTATGTCGTGAAGCCTGTACGCGAAGGTTCGTCCTTCGGCGTGGTCATCGTCAAGGCGGACCAATCCCATCCGCCGCAAGTTCTGTCGTCGGATGAGTGGCGCTACGGCAACGAGGTGATGGTCGAGCGCTATGTCCATGGTCGCGAGCTGACCTGCGGCGTCATGGGCGATACGGCGCTCGGCGTCACCGAGGTTGTGCCGACGGGGAACGCCTTCTACGATTATGATGCGAAATACGCAGCGGGCGGTTCGACGCATATTCTTCCTGCGCAGATTTCATCGAATGTTTACCAAAAGATCCAATCCTTGGCCCTCAAGGCGCATCAGGCGATGGGCTGCCGCGGCGTGAGTCGATCCGATTTCCGCTACGACGACCGCGTTTCCGAAGACGGCGAGGTGATCTGGCTGGAGGTCAATACCCAGCCCGGCATGACCCCGACTTCGCTGGTGCCCGAAATGGCCGGGCATGCCGGCCTCTCGTTCGGTGATCTCGTCCGTTGGATGGTGGAGGACGCATCGTGTCTGCGTTGA
- a CDS encoding outer membrane protein assembly factor BamD, which yields MTYARSVGMKRTARIAFVSMALACAGVAVTACQSDKDIDITKLGVETDPPEVLYNQGLANMKAGNIAEASRKFDSIDRQHPFTDWGRKALVMSTFAKYRLGRNEDAITTGNRYLKQYPNTEDSAYVQYLVGLSYSKQIADVTQDQRAAAQTIDAMSKVVNDYPDSEYVEDAQAKIRFARDQLAGKEMQVGRYYLERKEYLAGIQRFRTVVERYPTTNQIEEALARLVESYYAMGIVEEAQTAAAVLGRNYPDSQWYADSYKLLQTGGLEPRENRGSWISRAGAKLIGA from the coding sequence ATGACTTATGCGAGGTCTGTTGGAATGAAGAGAACGGCGAGGATAGCCTTCGTGTCCATGGCTCTGGCCTGCGCCGGCGTCGCAGTAACCGCGTGTCAGTCCGACAAGGATATCGACATCACCAAGCTGGGCGTCGAGACCGATCCACCTGAAGTTCTCTACAACCAGGGCCTGGCCAACATGAAGGCCGGCAACATCGCAGAAGCAAGCCGCAAGTTCGACTCCATCGACCGCCAGCATCCGTTCACGGACTGGGGTCGCAAGGCGCTCGTGATGAGCACGTTTGCCAAGTACCGGCTCGGGCGCAACGAAGATGCGATCACAACCGGGAACCGTTACCTGAAGCAGTATCCGAACACCGAGGATTCGGCCTATGTCCAGTATCTGGTTGGCCTTTCCTATTCCAAGCAGATTGCCGACGTGACGCAGGATCAGCGCGCAGCCGCCCAGACCATCGATGCCATGTCCAAGGTCGTCAACGACTATCCCGATTCCGAATACGTCGAGGATGCGCAGGCCAAGATCCGCTTTGCGCGAGACCAGCTCGCGGGCAAGGAGATGCAGGTCGGCCGCTATTACCTGGAGCGGAAGGAGTATCTGGCGGGAATCCAGCGTTTCCGCACCGTTGTGGAGCGCTATCCCACGACCAACCAGATCGAGGAAGCTCTCGCACGCCTCGTCGAGTCCTATTATGCGATGGGGATCGTGGAGGAGGCGCAGACGGCGGCGGCCGTGCTCGGCCGAAACTACCCCGACAGCCAGTGGTATGCCGATTCCTACAAGCTGCTGCAGACGGGCGGTCTGGAACCGCGTGAGAACCGTGGCTCCTGGATTTCTCGCGCAGGGGCAAAGCTCATCGGGGCCTGA
- the lpxC gene encoding UDP-3-O-acyl-N-acetylglucosamine deacetylase yields the protein MTIGLLGFQTTIAAPVTMTGIGVHSGAPVTITFQPAEAGTGIMFSRSLDDGSSVEYRAVSAQLGPTDLCTVLGGSPAKWVATIEHVMAALYALSIDNVVVEVDAGEMPIMDGSSYPFIEALEQAGIVNLGAKRRYIRVVKPVRIDSGASWSEFRPYDGTRFEVEIDFSTPLIGRQSWKGDLTAASFKEELARARTFGFMRDVERLWAAGYALGSSLENSVVISDDDTIVNVEGLRYEGDEFVRHKTLDAVGDLALAGAQFIGCYRSYRGGHKMNANALKALLSDPTAYEIVEAPVRSTRVRAVEFVPVKEPEVAAWFA from the coding sequence ATGACAATCGGACTCCTCGGTTTCCAGACGACCATTGCAGCCCCCGTCACAATGACGGGTATCGGGGTGCATTCGGGCGCTCCGGTCACCATCACCTTCCAGCCTGCGGAGGCCGGTACCGGCATCATGTTCAGCCGCAGTCTGGACGATGGCAGTTCGGTGGAATACCGCGCGGTTTCGGCACAGCTCGGACCAACCGATCTCTGCACCGTGCTGGGCGGCTCGCCGGCGAAATGGGTTGCGACCATCGAGCATGTGATGGCCGCCCTTTATGCGCTGTCGATCGACAATGTCGTGGTCGAGGTGGATGCGGGCGAGATGCCGATCATGGACGGCAGCTCCTATCCGTTCATCGAGGCGCTGGAGCAGGCCGGTATCGTCAACCTCGGCGCGAAGCGTCGCTACATCAGGGTGGTGAAGCCGGTACGGATCGATTCGGGCGCGTCCTGGTCGGAGTTCCGCCCTTACGACGGCACGCGTTTCGAAGTCGAGATCGACTTCTCCACGCCGCTGATCGGACGGCAGAGCTGGAAGGGCGACCTGACGGCCGCCTCCTTCAAGGAAGAGCTTGCCCGCGCCCGTACCTTCGGGTTCATGCGCGATGTCGAGCGGCTGTGGGCTGCCGGTTACGCTCTCGGTTCCTCGCTGGAGAATTCCGTGGTGATCTCGGACGACGACACGATCGTCAATGTCGAGGGACTTCGCTACGAGGGTGATGAGTTCGTGCGTCACAAGACGCTCGATGCCGTCGGCGACCTCGCACTGGCGGGCGCGCAGTTCATCGGTTGCTACCGTTCCTATCGTGGCGGCCACAAGATGAACGCCAACGCCCTGAAGGCTCTGCTCAGCGACCCCACGGCCTATGAGATCGTCGAGGCACCGGTCCGCAGCACCCGCGTTCGCGCCGTCGAGTTCGTACCGGTTAAGGAACCGGAAGTCGCCGCCTGGTTTGCTTAA
- the ftsZ gene encoding cell division protein FtsZ has translation MTIKLQKPDITELKPRITVFGVGGGGGNAVNNMITAGLEGVDFVVANTDAQALTMTKADRIIQMGVQVTEGLGAGSQPEVGRAAAEECLDEIVDHLNGTHMCFVTAGMGGGTGTGAAPVVAQAARNKGILTVGVVTKPFHFEGQRRMRLAESGIQELQKSVDTLIVIPNQNLFRIANDKTTFADAFAMADQVLYSGVACITDLMVKEGLINLDFADVRSVMREMGRAMMGTGEASGPGRAMQAAEAAIANPLLDETSMKGAQGLLISITGGRDLTLFEVDEAATRIREEVDPDANIILGATFDEALEGLIRVSVVATGIDRAAAQMDGRFTDTRPAAAAARPVIRPSAAIAPSAAPAAAAPQPAPIAQAPKAVDPIAETIRQAEAEMERELAIADMPRQAAPQPVAQQPVATPAEPEFRPQSRIFAAAPAEAPVLRAPAAPVMAAQPAPVAAQPAPRMAPQLHHEQVAPAMVPEPVRMPKVEDFPPVVKAEMDHRAHPAQHVQEERGPMGLLKRITNSLGRREDDEQVAADMTAPAPSAAPQQRRPLSAEANLYAPRRGQLDDHGRAVPQAGMHHEDDQLEIPAFLRRQHN, from the coding sequence ATGACTATCAAGCTGCAGAAGCCGGACATCACTGAACTGAAGCCCCGCATCACCGTCTTCGGCGTTGGCGGTGGCGGCGGCAATGCCGTCAACAACATGATCACCGCCGGGTTGGAAGGCGTCGATTTCGTTGTCGCCAACACCGACGCGCAGGCGCTGACGATGACGAAGGCCGACCGGATCATCCAGATGGGTGTGCAGGTTACCGAAGGTCTGGGTGCAGGTTCCCAGCCGGAAGTTGGTCGCGCCGCCGCCGAAGAATGCCTGGACGAGATCGTCGACCACCTGAACGGCACCCACATGTGCTTCGTCACGGCCGGCATGGGCGGCGGGACAGGAACGGGTGCCGCTCCGGTCGTGGCGCAGGCTGCCCGAAACAAGGGCATCCTCACCGTGGGCGTCGTCACCAAGCCGTTCCACTTTGAGGGCCAGCGCCGCATGCGGCTTGCCGAATCCGGCATCCAGGAACTGCAGAAGTCGGTCGACACGCTGATCGTCATCCCCAACCAGAACCTCTTCCGCATTGCCAACGACAAGACCACCTTCGCCGATGCCTTCGCGATGGCCGACCAGGTGCTCTATTCAGGCGTCGCCTGCATCACCGACCTGATGGTGAAGGAAGGCCTCATCAACCTCGATTTCGCCGACGTCCGCTCGGTCATGCGTGAAATGGGACGTGCGATGATGGGGACCGGCGAGGCTTCCGGCCCCGGCCGCGCCATGCAGGCCGCCGAAGCGGCGATCGCCAACCCGCTCCTCGACGAGACCTCGATGAAGGGGGCGCAGGGCCTGCTGATCTCCATCACCGGCGGTCGCGACCTCACCCTCTTCGAAGTCGACGAGGCGGCAACCCGCATCCGCGAGGAAGTCGATCCGGACGCCAACATCATCCTCGGCGCGACCTTCGACGAGGCCTTGGAAGGACTTATCCGCGTCTCAGTCGTGGCAACCGGCATCGATCGTGCCGCGGCACAGATGGACGGCCGCTTCACCGATACTCGGCCGGCCGCCGCTGCCGCACGCCCGGTGATCCGTCCGTCGGCCGCGATCGCACCGTCCGCCGCCCCGGCCGCTGCTGCACCGCAGCCGGCTCCGATCGCGCAGGCACCGAAGGCTGTGGATCCGATTGCCGAGACCATCCGCCAGGCAGAAGCCGAGATGGAACGCGAACTGGCCATCGCTGACATGCCGCGCCAAGCCGCTCCGCAGCCGGTCGCACAGCAGCCCGTTGCTACTCCGGCAGAGCCGGAGTTCCGTCCGCAGAGCCGCATCTTCGCCGCAGCGCCGGCAGAAGCTCCCGTTCTTCGGGCTCCGGCCGCCCCGGTGATGGCGGCACAGCCGGCACCGGTCGCTGCCCAGCCCGCACCCCGCATGGCGCCTCAGTTGCACCATGAGCAGGTCGCGCCGGCGATGGTTCCCGAGCCCGTTCGCATGCCGAAGGTCGAAGACTTCCCGCCGGTCGTCAAGGCAGAGATGGACCATCGCGCCCATCCGGCACAGCACGTGCAGGAAGAGCGCGGTCCGATGGGCCTCCTGAAGCGGATCACCAATTCGCTCGGCCGTCGTGAAGATGACGAGCAGGTCGCGGCTGACATGACCGCGCCGGCACCGAGTGCGGCTCCGCAGCAGCGCCGTCCGCTGTCGGCAGAGGCCAATCTCTACGCACCGCGTCGCGGTCAGCTGGACGACCATGGACGTGCCGTCCCTCAGGCCGGCATGCATCATGAGGACGACCAGCTGGAGATTCCTGCCTTCCTGCGCCGCCAGCACAACTGA
- the ftsA gene encoding cell division protein FtsA gives MSLFGSGHFLPRLKPLSSKRSHVVTVLDIGSTKVVCMIGRLTPRQESLVLPGRTHNVEIIGIGHQRSRGVKSGVIADLDAAESVVRLAVDAAERMAGLTVDSLIINVSAGRLASDVYTATIDLGGQEVEQADLRKVLVSASQQSQRQDRAILHSLATGYSLDGERGIRDPLGMFGDLLGVDMHVVSAERATLKNLELCVNRAHLSVEGMVATPYASGLAALVDDEVELGCAAIDMGGGTTTISVFAEGKLVHTDAISLGGHHVTTDLARGLSTRIEDAERLKVVHGSALANGADERDMISIPPIGEDDRDLPTQVPRSLVTRIVRARIEETLELIRDRIEKSGFSPIVGKRVVLTGGASQLTGLPETARRILARNVRIGRPMGISGLPVAAKGPAFSTAVGLMIYPQVAEMETHASQGGLISSLGSGNGRLARMGQWLKESF, from the coding sequence ATGAGCCTCTTCGGTTCGGGTCACTTCCTGCCGCGCCTCAAGCCGCTTTCCTCCAAGCGTAGCCACGTGGTCACAGTGCTGGACATCGGGTCGACCAAGGTCGTCTGCATGATCGGCCGGCTGACGCCTCGCCAGGAGAGCCTCGTGCTTCCAGGTCGGACCCATAATGTCGAGATCATCGGCATCGGGCACCAACGTTCCCGCGGCGTGAAGTCCGGCGTGATCGCGGATCTCGATGCGGCCGAAAGCGTCGTGCGGCTTGCCGTCGACGCCGCCGAGCGGATGGCTGGCCTGACCGTCGACAGCCTGATCATCAACGTCTCCGCCGGTCGTCTTGCAAGCGACGTCTACACGGCCACGATCGACCTTGGCGGCCAGGAGGTCGAGCAGGCAGACCTGCGCAAGGTGCTGGTGTCGGCAAGCCAGCAGTCACAGCGGCAGGATCGCGCCATCCTTCATTCCCTAGCGACAGGCTATTCGCTCGATGGCGAGCGCGGCATCCGCGATCCGCTCGGGATGTTTGGCGATCTTCTCGGCGTCGACATGCACGTCGTTTCCGCCGAACGGGCGACGCTCAAAAATCTGGAACTGTGCGTCAACCGCGCTCATCTATCCGTCGAAGGCATGGTTGCGACGCCCTATGCCAGCGGCCTTGCAGCACTCGTCGATGACGAGGTTGAATTGGGATGCGCCGCGATCGACATGGGTGGCGGTACGACGACCATTTCTGTCTTCGCAGAAGGCAAGCTGGTTCACACCGATGCGATCAGCCTCGGCGGCCACCACGTCACGACCGATCTTGCACGGGGGCTTTCCACCCGTATCGAGGATGCCGAGCGCCTGAAGGTCGTCCACGGTTCTGCGCTCGCCAACGGGGCGGATGAACGCGACATGATCTCCATCCCACCGATCGGCGAGGATGATCGGGACCTGCCGACGCAGGTACCCCGCTCGCTGGTCACCCGGATCGTCCGGGCCCGCATCGAGGAAACTCTGGAATTGATCCGCGACCGGATCGAGAAGTCCGGCTTCAGCCCGATCGTCGGCAAGCGCGTCGTCCTGACGGGTGGTGCCAGCCAGCTGACGGGGCTGCCGGAGACGGCGCGCCGGATCCTGGCTCGCAACGTGCGGATCGGGCGCCCGATGGGGATTTCCGGCCTGCCAGTCGCAGCCAAGGGCCCCGCATTTTCCACGGCTGTTGGGCTGATGATCTATCCGCAGGTGGCCGAGATGGAGACGCATGCTTCGCAGGGGGGGCTGATAAGCTCCCTCGGCAGTGGAAATGGCCGGCTGGCTCGTATGGGCCAGTGGCTCAAGGAGAGTTTTTGA
- a CDS encoding cell division protein FtsQ/DivIB, translated as MSGQSSVGFKGGASRAFPAVEDRRVLPRPLRRIVRFAVSLATGRVHIPRHIGTVSTFAFMGVVGLYGMSVGGHGVVVSQAVTASAGFAIEDVRVSGNDQTSEIDILQLLGLDGTTSLVALDIEAARKKLSDLPWVEYAEVRKVYPKTIEVTLRERKAFGIWQHGDELSLIERNGAIIGPLRDGKFASLPLFVGRDAETRAAAFVEELSGWPELGNRVRAYVRVAGRRWDLHLDNGVVLKLPEQGVQNALSVLSRLEAEQGLLERDIAAVDLRLDDRTTIQLSQGALDRRNEVLELRSKALKKAGVRS; from the coding sequence TTGAGCGGCCAGAGTTCTGTAGGTTTCAAGGGGGGCGCATCTCGTGCCTTTCCTGCGGTGGAGGATCGTCGGGTTCTCCCGCGCCCGCTCCGTCGTATCGTTCGCTTCGCGGTCAGCCTGGCAACCGGCCGCGTTCATATTCCGCGCCATATCGGGACGGTTTCGACCTTCGCCTTCATGGGGGTTGTGGGTCTCTACGGCATGTCCGTTGGCGGACATGGCGTTGTCGTTTCGCAGGCGGTAACGGCCTCGGCGGGCTTTGCGATCGAGGATGTACGCGTCTCCGGTAACGACCAGACCTCCGAGATCGATATCCTGCAGCTCCTCGGTCTGGACGGGACGACCTCGCTCGTCGCTCTCGATATCGAGGCTGCCCGCAAGAAGCTTTCCGATCTGCCCTGGGTCGAATATGCGGAAGTCCGGAAGGTCTATCCGAAGACCATCGAGGTCACGCTCAGGGAGCGCAAGGCCTTCGGCATCTGGCAGCATGGCGACGAGCTTTCGCTGATCGAGAGGAACGGCGCCATCATCGGGCCGCTTCGGGACGGCAAGTTCGCTTCGCTGCCGCTGTTCGTCGGCCGCGATGCCGAGACGAGGGCCGCCGCCTTCGTGGAGGAACTCTCCGGCTGGCCGGAGCTAGGTAACCGGGTGCGCGCCTATGTCCGCGTCGCTGGTCGGCGTTGGGATCTGCATCTCGATAACGGCGTCGTCCTCAAGCTGCCGGAGCAGGGCGTGCAGAATGCACTCTCCGTTCTGTCGCGCCTGGAAGCGGAGCAGGGGCTCTTGGAGCGGGACATCGCCGCGGTGGACCTGCGGCTCGACGATCGCACCACCATACAGTTGTCACAGGGCGCGCTCGATCGCCGCAACGAGGTGCTGGAGCTGCGAAGCAAGGCACTCAAGAAAGCAGGAGTGCGGTCATGA
- the ligA gene encoding NAD-dependent DNA ligase LigA: protein MADAQIPVDSLSEEQAAAELAFLASEIARHDELYHSHDAPEISDAEYDALKRRNDAVEKRFPQLRRADSPSLRVGAAPLPTFAPITHSRPMLSLDNTFSDEDVRDFINSVYRFLGKLPDGSIAFTAEPKIDGLSMSIRYENGRLANAATRGDGTTGENVTANILTIKEIPNQLPDGVPSVVEVRGEVYMTKSDFLALNERMAAEGKQTYVNPRNTAAGSLRQLDAKVTASRNLRFFAYAWGEISDMPADTQMGMVEKFREWGFPVNPLMKRLNSVEEIIAHYTEIGLKRPDLDYEIDGVVYKVDRLDLQQRLGFRSRSPRWATAHKFPAEQAFTRVERIDIQVGRTGALTPVARLTPVTVGGVVVTNATLHNEDYIKGIGNSGERIREDEHDIRIGDTVIVQRAGDVIPQVLDVLMEKRPADAVPYEFPKKCPVCGSHAVREKNGKTGKLDSVTRCTGGFVCRAQATEHLKHFVSRNAFDIEGLGSKQIDFFFEADDPAFSIKTAPDIFTLRRRQEASPLTKLENIEGFGRVSVRKLFDAIDERRSIALHRFIYALGIRHVGETTAKLLARSYGTYDAFSEAMQEAADLTGEAWENLNNIEGIGEVVARAMVEFFKEPRNRDVIGRLLQEVTPQAAEQVSTADSPVAGKTVVFTGSLEKFTRDEAKARAESLGAKVAGSVSKKTDYVVAGPGAGSKLDKARELGVEVMDEDEWLALIGG, encoded by the coding sequence ATGGCTGACGCGCAAATACCGGTTGATTCACTGAGCGAAGAACAGGCGGCAGCGGAGCTTGCTTTCCTTGCCTCCGAGATCGCCCGGCACGACGAACTCTACCACAGTCATGATGCACCAGAGATCTCGGACGCGGAATATGACGCGCTGAAGCGGCGCAATGATGCGGTCGAGAAGCGGTTTCCCCAGCTTCGTCGGGCCGACAGCCCGTCGCTACGGGTCGGTGCCGCGCCGCTCCCGACCTTCGCGCCCATCACCCATTCGCGCCCCATGCTGTCGCTCGACAACACGTTTTCCGACGAGGACGTACGCGACTTCATCAACTCCGTCTACCGCTTCCTCGGCAAGCTCCCGGACGGTTCAATCGCCTTCACCGCGGAACCGAAGATCGACGGACTGTCCATGTCGATCCGCTACGAGAACGGCCGGCTCGCCAATGCCGCTACCCGCGGCGACGGCACGACGGGGGAGAACGTCACTGCCAACATCTTGACGATCAAGGAAATCCCGAACCAGCTCCCGGACGGCGTGCCGTCCGTCGTGGAAGTGCGCGGCGAAGTCTACATGACGAAAAGCGATTTCCTGGCGCTCAACGAGAGGATGGCGGCCGAGGGCAAGCAGACCTATGTCAACCCGCGGAACACGGCCGCCGGCTCGCTGCGCCAGCTCGATGCAAAGGTGACCGCGAGCCGCAACCTTCGCTTCTTCGCCTATGCCTGGGGCGAGATTTCCGACATGCCGGCCGACACCCAAATGGGAATGGTGGAGAAGTTCCGGGAATGGGGGTTCCCCGTCAATCCGCTGATGAAGCGGCTGAATTCGGTCGAGGAGATCATCGCCCACTACACGGAAATCGGCCTGAAGCGGCCCGACCTCGATTACGAGATCGACGGCGTCGTCTACAAGGTAGACCGGCTCGACCTGCAGCAGCGGCTCGGCTTCCGCTCGCGTAGCCCACGCTGGGCGACCGCGCACAAATTCCCGGCTGAGCAGGCGTTCACCCGGGTGGAACGGATCGACATCCAGGTCGGACGTACCGGAGCGCTGACGCCGGTCGCGCGCCTGACCCCCGTGACCGTCGGCGGCGTCGTCGTCACAAATGCCACGCTGCACAACGAGGACTACATCAAGGGCATCGGCAATTCCGGTGAGCGCATCCGCGAGGACGAGCATGACATCCGCATCGGCGATACCGTGATCGTGCAGCGGGCAGGGGACGTCATCCCGCAGGTCCTCGATGTCTTGATGGAAAAGCGCCCGGCGGATGCCGTGCCTTACGAGTTTCCGAAGAAATGCCCGGTCTGCGGCAGCCATGCGGTGCGGGAGAAGAACGGAAAGACCGGCAAGCTCGATTCCGTTACTCGTTGCACCGGCGGCTTCGTCTGCCGCGCACAGGCGACCGAGCATCTGAAACACTTTGTGTCACGCAATGCCTTCGACATCGAGGGGTTGGGATCAAAGCAGATCGACTTCTTCTTCGAGGCGGACGATCCGGCGTTTTCGATCAAGACCGCTCCGGATATATTCACATTGAGGAGGCGGCAGGAGGCGTCGCCACTCACGAAGCTTGAGAACATCGAGGGCTTCGGAAGGGTGAGCGTCCGCAAGCTCTTCGACGCCATCGACGAGCGGCGATCCATTGCGCTCCACCGCTTCATTTACGCACTCGGTATCCGCCATGTGGGGGAGACGACCGCAAAGCTCTTGGCGCGCTCCTACGGGACCTATGACGCTTTCTCGGAAGCGATGCAGGAGGCGGCCGATCTGACGGGGGAGGCTTGGGAGAACCTGAACAATATCGAGGGGATCGGCGAAGTGGTGGCGCGGGCGATGGTCGAGTTCTTCAAAGAGCCGCGCAATCGCGACGTGATCGGACGTCTGCTGCAGGAGGTGACGCCTCAGGCCGCCGAACAGGTTTCCACCGCTGACAGTCCCGTCGCCGGCAAGACGGTAGTCTTCACCGGCAGTCTGGAGAAGTTCACGCGAGACGAAGCCAAGGCGCGCGCTGAAAGCCTCGGTGCAAAGGTGGCCGGTTCCGTTTCCAAGAAGACCGATTACGTCGTCGCAGGGCCGGGTGCCGGCTCCAAGCTCGACAAGGCGAGGGAGCTCGGTGTGGAGGTCATGGACGAGGACGAATGGCTGGCGCTGATCGGGGGATGA